One window from the genome of Daphnia pulex isolate KAP4 chromosome 9, ASM2113471v1 encodes:
- the LOC124202878 gene encoding trichohyalin-like isoform X5, producing MFSFFRKKSACKESKPEQQTTDCAEEDNQGKKKIKSDKKTLKETKKIVAFKPESEQPNVNSSTSNVAASQKVAEVPAAVPAVPPVIVLIAEDKDFTLAAKTLIDYSSSHDQVEAQVPSSSEPDDVFQPPEEPPEDVFCEAQEVIQPEMNCSLSQPDDTSEISNSLVAKDLSKLSVDDKQQQSRCRRRVSFNDEETVIICDPVDVTDSAVPDAEHKLSITIAQRDLREEAPFLSEDSSPLPHDGISIVQQDEKMTTAEEDQSLDLLAMMEEQVRQLETELKEKNDRVEQLEAMLADGVADEDRQTQLEAIERLEADWNKEHELIDNEREEELRLLQEALEEALEEKAEIESKMLRDASRESQLLDDFEWKLGEIERDYKKKLVEAEKSAEERFKNEMAIEYQKLVDDKRDIDAKLTEIAHLKSFEAEVTQLRGLVFEQQRVIRTAARQVDHLKETEKILEDDLHKLRMNGCTRKQQQEMEAKWKENSLSEYNRLRAELVASNEEEMLKAIRQVVREKDEQITTLKRQFDAQQLAMNHQMTELKNSFQQREAKLNKQIETTRAEADRELCDLRRQLNRVQDSHVEFMEQVEKKHAEELKQCGSSIEENQEALEQNYEEKLKTIEVQHQSQLNALQSLIEEEKQEALTQLGEHYQTQLQSLQEHISDLQKRLNDANKQSSQRQQELNRLEEVITQQEEQLEELRKRSEEDQSESNKDMSSSRRHSCDESTASTTESSGEDDYDESAAPPNGFPETFPLFFLILVAFACYLIFTSWSTWLYFTVIFLVALLAVAKLTSG from the exons ATGTTCTCCTTCTTCCGTAAGAAAAGCGCTTGCAAAGAGTCGAAGCCTGAGCAGCAGACGACCGATTGTGCGGAGGAGGACAATCAgggcaagaagaaaatcaaaagtgacaagaaaacactcaaagagacaaagaaaattgtagcGTTCAAACCGGAATCAGAGCAGCCCAACGTCAACTCGTCAACGTCCAACGTTGCCGCTAGTCAGAAAGTTGCCGAAGTTCCTGCTGCTGTTCCAGCTGTTCCTCCTGTCATTGTTTTAATTGCCGAAGACAAAGATTTCACGCTCGCCGCAAAGACTTTAATTGACTACTCCTCCAGTCATGATCAAGTGGAAGCACAAGTTCCTAGCTCATCCGAACCGGATGATGTTTTCCAGCCACCGGAGGAACCACCCGAGGATGTGTTTTGCGAAGCGCAAGAAGTCATTCAGCCGGAAATGAATTGTAGTCTGTCTCAGCCCGATGACACATCTGAAATTTCCAACAGTCTGGTGGCAAAAGATTTATCCAAACTGAGCGTTGACgataaacaacaacagtctcgttgtcgtcgtcgcgTCTCCTTCAATGACGAGGAAACTGTTATTATTTGCGATCCTGTTGACGTCACAGACTCGGCCGTACCGGATGCGGAGCATAAACTATCAATCACGATAGCACAAAGAGATTTGAGGGAAGAAGCTCCGTTTTTATCCGAGGATTCTTCACCTCTTCCACACGACGGAATCTCAA TCGTCCAGCAGGACGAGAAAATGACGACAGCCGAGGAAGACCAGTCGCTGGACTTGCTGGCCATGATGGAGGAGCAAGTCCGACAATTGGAAACGGAGCTGAAGGAGAAGAATGACAGGGTGGAGCAGCTGGAAGCCATGCTGGCCGATGGGGTGGCCGATGAGGACCGGCAGACCCAACTGGAAGCCATCGAACGCTTGGAAGCCGACTGGAACAAGGAGCATGAACTCATTGACAACGAACGAGAAGAGGAATTGCGGCTTTTACAGGAG GCTTTGGAAGAAGCCCTCGAGGAAAAAGCCGAAATCGAGTCCAAAATGCTGCGGGATGCATCGAGAGAATCGCAGCTTTTGGACGATTTCGAGTGGAAGCTGGGCGAGATTGAGCGCGactataaaaagaaactggtcGAAGCCGAGAAATCGGCCGAAGAGCGATTCAAAAACGAGATGGCAATCGAGTACCAGAAGCTCGTCGACGACAAACGGGATATTGATGCAAAACTAACAGAA ATTGCTCACCTCAAGAGTTTCGAAGCTGAAGTGACTCAATTGCGAGGTCTGGTCTTTGAGCAGCAGAGGGTCATTAGGACGGCTGCCCGTCAAGTCGACCACTTAAAAGAGACGGAGAAGATCCTGGAAGACGATCTGCACAAGCTCCGAATGAACGGCTGCACGCGcaagcaacaacaagagatGGAGGCCAAATGGAAGGAGAATTCGCTCAGCGAATACAACCGGTTACGAGCCGAATTGGTGGCTTCCAATGAGGAGGAAATGCTGAAAGCCATCCGACAGGTCGTTCGTGAGAAAGATGAACAAATCACCACCTTGAAAAGGCAGTTTGATGCCCAGCAATTGGCGATGAACCATCAA ATGACGGAGCTGAAGAATTCGTTCCAGCAGCGAGAAGCTAAATTGAATAAACAGATCGAAACCACCCGGGCTGAAGCTGATCGAGAATTATGTGATTTGCGAAGACAATTGAACAGAGTTCAGGACTCGCATGTGGAATTCATGGAACAAGTCGAAAAGAAACACGCCGAAGAACTta AGCAGTGCGGATCCTCTATCGAGGAGAATCAGGAAGCCCTAGAGCAAAACTATGAGGAGAAGCTGAAAACGATCGAAGTTCAACATCAAAGCCAATTGA ACGCCCTTCAGAGCCTCATTGAGGAGGAAAAGCAAGAGGCATTGACCCAACTGGGAGAACATTATCAAACCCAACTGCAGTCTCTGCAGGAGCACATTTCTGATCTTCAGAAGCGACTCAACGACGCCAACAAACAG TCTTCTCAGAGACAACAGGAGCTTAACCGATTGGAAGAAGTCATTACGCAACAAGAGGAACAGTTGGAAGAATTACGGAAACGCTCCGAAGAAGATCAAAGCGAATCCAATAAAGACATGTCTAGTTCCCGACGACACAGCTGCGATGAGAGCACCGCCAGCACTACGGAGAGCAGCGGCGAAGATGATTACGATGAATCCGCAGCACCACCCAACGG TTTTCCTGAAACATTTCCATTATTCTTCCTCATCCTCGTCGCTTTCGCTTGCTATCTCA
- the LOC124202878 gene encoding trichohyalin-like isoform X4, translated as MFSFFRKKSACKESKPEQQTTDCAEEDNQGKKKIKSDKKTLKETKKIVAFKPESEQPNVNSSTSNVAASQKVAEVPAAVPAVPPVIVLIAEDKDFTLAAKTLIDYSSSHDQVEAQVPSSSEPDDVFQPPEEPPEDVFCEAQEVIQPEMNCSLSQPDDTSEISNSLVAKDLSKLSVDDKQQQSRCRRRVSFNDEETVIICDPVDVTDSAVPDAEHKLSITIAQRDLREEAPFLSEDSSPLPHDGISIVQQDEKMTTAEEDQSLDLLAMMEEQVRQLETELKEKNDRVEQLEAMLADGVADEDRQTQLEAIERLEADWNKEHELIDNEREEELRLLQEALEEALEEKAEIESKMLRDASRESQLLDDFEWKLGEIERDYKKKLVEAEKSAEERFKNEMAIEYQKLVDDKRDIDAKLTEIAHLKSFEAEVTQLRGLVFEQQRVIRTAARQVDHLKETEKILEDDLHKLRMNGCTRKQQQEMEAKWKENSLSEYNRLRAELVASNEEEMLKAIRQVVREKDEQITTLKRQFDAQQLAMNHQMTELKNSFQQREAKLNKQIETTRAEADRELCDLRRQLNRVQDSHVEFMEQVEKKHAEELKQCGSSIEENQEALEQNYEEKLKTIEVQHQSQLIYSIDALQSLIEEEKQEALTQLGEHYQTQLQSLQEHISDLQKRLNDANKQSSQRQQELNRLEEVITQQEEQLEELRKRSEEDQSESNKDMSSSRRHSCDESTASTTESSGEDDYDESAAPPNGFPETFPLFFLILVAFACYLIFTSWSTWLYFTVIFLVALLAVAKLTSG; from the exons ATGTTCTCCTTCTTCCGTAAGAAAAGCGCTTGCAAAGAGTCGAAGCCTGAGCAGCAGACGACCGATTGTGCGGAGGAGGACAATCAgggcaagaagaaaatcaaaagtgacaagaaaacactcaaagagacaaagaaaattgtagcGTTCAAACCGGAATCAGAGCAGCCCAACGTCAACTCGTCAACGTCCAACGTTGCCGCTAGTCAGAAAGTTGCCGAAGTTCCTGCTGCTGTTCCAGCTGTTCCTCCTGTCATTGTTTTAATTGCCGAAGACAAAGATTTCACGCTCGCCGCAAAGACTTTAATTGACTACTCCTCCAGTCATGATCAAGTGGAAGCACAAGTTCCTAGCTCATCCGAACCGGATGATGTTTTCCAGCCACCGGAGGAACCACCCGAGGATGTGTTTTGCGAAGCGCAAGAAGTCATTCAGCCGGAAATGAATTGTAGTCTGTCTCAGCCCGATGACACATCTGAAATTTCCAACAGTCTGGTGGCAAAAGATTTATCCAAACTGAGCGTTGACgataaacaacaacagtctcgttgtcgtcgtcgcgTCTCCTTCAATGACGAGGAAACTGTTATTATTTGCGATCCTGTTGACGTCACAGACTCGGCCGTACCGGATGCGGAGCATAAACTATCAATCACGATAGCACAAAGAGATTTGAGGGAAGAAGCTCCGTTTTTATCCGAGGATTCTTCACCTCTTCCACACGACGGAATCTCAA TCGTCCAGCAGGACGAGAAAATGACGACAGCCGAGGAAGACCAGTCGCTGGACTTGCTGGCCATGATGGAGGAGCAAGTCCGACAATTGGAAACGGAGCTGAAGGAGAAGAATGACAGGGTGGAGCAGCTGGAAGCCATGCTGGCCGATGGGGTGGCCGATGAGGACCGGCAGACCCAACTGGAAGCCATCGAACGCTTGGAAGCCGACTGGAACAAGGAGCATGAACTCATTGACAACGAACGAGAAGAGGAATTGCGGCTTTTACAGGAG GCTTTGGAAGAAGCCCTCGAGGAAAAAGCCGAAATCGAGTCCAAAATGCTGCGGGATGCATCGAGAGAATCGCAGCTTTTGGACGATTTCGAGTGGAAGCTGGGCGAGATTGAGCGCGactataaaaagaaactggtcGAAGCCGAGAAATCGGCCGAAGAGCGATTCAAAAACGAGATGGCAATCGAGTACCAGAAGCTCGTCGACGACAAACGGGATATTGATGCAAAACTAACAGAA ATTGCTCACCTCAAGAGTTTCGAAGCTGAAGTGACTCAATTGCGAGGTCTGGTCTTTGAGCAGCAGAGGGTCATTAGGACGGCTGCCCGTCAAGTCGACCACTTAAAAGAGACGGAGAAGATCCTGGAAGACGATCTGCACAAGCTCCGAATGAACGGCTGCACGCGcaagcaacaacaagagatGGAGGCCAAATGGAAGGAGAATTCGCTCAGCGAATACAACCGGTTACGAGCCGAATTGGTGGCTTCCAATGAGGAGGAAATGCTGAAAGCCATCCGACAGGTCGTTCGTGAGAAAGATGAACAAATCACCACCTTGAAAAGGCAGTTTGATGCCCAGCAATTGGCGATGAACCATCAA ATGACGGAGCTGAAGAATTCGTTCCAGCAGCGAGAAGCTAAATTGAATAAACAGATCGAAACCACCCGGGCTGAAGCTGATCGAGAATTATGTGATTTGCGAAGACAATTGAACAGAGTTCAGGACTCGCATGTGGAATTCATGGAACAAGTCGAAAAGAAACACGCCGAAGAACTta AGCAGTGCGGATCCTCTATCGAGGAGAATCAGGAAGCCCTAGAGCAAAACTATGAGGAGAAGCTGAAAACGATCGAAGTTCAACATCAAAGCCAATTGA TTTACTCCATAGACGCCCTTCAGAGCCTCATTGAGGAGGAAAAGCAAGAGGCATTGACCCAACTGGGAGAACATTATCAAACCCAACTGCAGTCTCTGCAGGAGCACATTTCTGATCTTCAGAAGCGACTCAACGACGCCAACAAACAG TCTTCTCAGAGACAACAGGAGCTTAACCGATTGGAAGAAGTCATTACGCAACAAGAGGAACAGTTGGAAGAATTACGGAAACGCTCCGAAGAAGATCAAAGCGAATCCAATAAAGACATGTCTAGTTCCCGACGACACAGCTGCGATGAGAGCACCGCCAGCACTACGGAGAGCAGCGGCGAAGATGATTACGATGAATCCGCAGCACCACCCAACGG TTTTCCTGAAACATTTCCATTATTCTTCCTCATCCTCGTCGCTTTCGCTTGCTATCTCA
- the LOC124202882 gene encoding aldo-keto reductase family 1 member B1-like, with product MQETIKLNNGTEMPLLGLGTWKSVPGEVEKAVQDAITIGYRHIDCAMVYENEHEVGVALHNVITSGIVKREDLYIVSKLWNSHHRPDLVEAGLRESLKQLQLDYLDLYLIHSPMSFKENSGLNPVDENGKLIYSHVDYVETWRAMEACVRSGLTRSIGLSNFNSYQLQRICDICTIKPVTNQVECHPYLNQEKLLDYCAKRHIVLTAYSPLGSPDRPWAKPGDPSLLQDPAVLEIAKKHGKSPAQVLIRYQIERGIAVIPKSVSRARIEENFNVGSFRLSEEDMVKLNSLDCNERYLHHEWVADHPYFPFAIEF from the exons atGCAGGAAACAATCAAACTGAACAATGGAACAGAAATGCCTTTACTAGGACTTGGTACTTGGAAG TCTGTCCCTGGAGAAGTAGAGAAAGCAGTGCAAGATGCAATTACTATTGGATATCGTCATATAGACTGTGCGATGGTCTATGAGAATGAACATGAAGTAGGAGTTGCATTACATAATGTAATAACAAGTGGAATTGTTAAGCGGGAAGACCTGTACATTGTTAGcaag CTCTGGAATTCCCACCACAGACCAGATTTGGTGGAAGCTGGGCTACGTGAATCCCTGAAACAACTTCAACTTGATTATTTGGATTTGTATCTCATTCATTCCCCGATGTCattcaaa GAAAATTCTGGTTTAAATCCAGTAGATGAAAATGGAAAGCTAATTTACTCCCATGTGGATTATGTCGAAACATGGAGGGCAATGGAGGCTTGCGTACGAAGTGGACTCACTCGTTCAATTGGTCTCTCTAATTTTAACAGTTACCAGTTGCAGCGAATCTGTGACATTTGCACGATTAAACCGGTTACAAATCAG GTGGAATGTCACCCTTatttaaatcaagaaaaactgcTGGATTATTGTGCAAAGAGACACATTGTTTTAACCGCGTATAGTCCGCTTGGTTCACCTGATCGTCCTTGGGCAAAACCTGGAGATCCTTCTTTGTTGCAAGATCCTGCTGTGCTAGAAATTGCCAAGAAACACGGTAAATCACCGGCTCAAGTTCTAATTCGCTATCAG ATTGAACGTGGAATTGCTGTTATACCGAAATCCGTTTCAAGGGCCAGGATCGAAGAAAACTTTAACGTTGGTAGTTTCCGTCTGTCGGAAGAAGATATGGTCAAACTGAATTCCCTAGATTGCAACGAAAGATACCTTCATCACGAGTGGGTTGCAGATCACCCCTACTTTCCTTTCgctattgaattttaa
- the LOC124202881 gene encoding uncharacterized protein LOC124202881, protein MNFLNLRNMAIFTCLIILQLSITDANPILSSKSATMGNRQSGRKLVNFQRFIRSHANLTEDNQIFDVGATSEPFEATTEDLAPEDDTFDSTESSPIQSPSSFVISTASDPSEELPSLPLDANFLQDTTENITPMSDIQDVSIMPVVDITESIAKELEDLSVNPEDGSQPSTTDFLLNPQGSIEEMEIQSRSVASTSYSVDHLQSYLLASVTTASPDLPFTAAPADASTEISEKESTNKTEYSSFSSNEEEAQENISNVVMTHLPEKSTDYHESNSNEEEYPVVVPAIVITKLLTNIAENPSTTEAPQSTSTEPSDLPDFPIFYPGSRIATTPQTPEKEDSFPLNPSWSMKMNDIFSTDQQLQSGLENKMQPQYHPRVVLPQFKPNQQLYPDVPNYSYYTFQPNQPKFRQASSIDPPRAPYPHPQGNSSPFYYRPFESALPKPRRLVFPPISNTRENFRFHVNWADEQGQSNWA, encoded by the exons ATGAATTTTCTTAAC TTGAGAAACATGGCGATCTTTACTTGCCTGATTATCCTTCAGCTGTCCATCACCGACGCCAATCCGATCCTTTCATCCAAGTCTGCAACAATGGGCAATCGCCAGTCAGGGCGGAAGCTTGTCAACTTCCAGCGCTTCATCCGCAGCCATGCAAATTTGACAGAAGATAACCAGATATTTGATGTTGGAGCTACTAGTGAGCCTTTTGAAGCAACAACTGAAGACTTGGCCCCGGAAGACGACACTTTCGATAGTACTGAGTCATCCCCAATCCAAAGTCCGTCCAGTTTTGTCATTTCAACTGCATCTGATCCGTCGGAAGAGCTTCCGTCGCTTCCGCTGGATGCCAACTTTCTGCAGGATACAACTGAAAACATTACTCCAATGTCTGACATTCAAGATGTTTCCATTATGCCAGTCGTCGACATCACCGAATCTATCGCCAAGGAATTGGAAGATCTTTCTGTCAATCCTGAGGACGGATCACAGCCTTCAACAACTGACTTTCTGTTAAATCCCCAAGGTTCGATTGAGGAAATGGAAATCCAGTCACGATCAGTTGCATCAACATCTTATTCAGTAGATCATCTTCAATCTTATTTACTCGCCTCTGTTACGACAGCTTCACCAGATTTACCATTTACCGCTGCTCCGGCGGATGCCTCAACGGAAATTTCCGAGAAAGAGTCCACCAATAAGACAGAGTATTCCTCCTTCAGTTCcaacgaagaagaagcacaagaaaacatttctaacGTTGTGATGACGCATCTGCCTGAAAAATCAACAGATTACCATGAATCCAATTCGAACGAGGAAGAATATCCCGTGGTAGTTCCCGCCATAGTAATAACCAAGCTTTTAACAAACATTGCAGAGAATCCCTCGACAACGGAAGCACCTCAATCCACTTCTACCGAGCCTTCCGATCTACCCGATTTCCCTATTTTCTATCCAGGGTCACGTATTGCAACCACTCCGCAAACTCCTGAGAAAGAAGATTCTTTTCCACTGAACCCGAGCTGGTCAATGAAGATGAACGATATTTTTTCGACTGATCAACAACTGCAGTCTGGACTTGAAAATAAGATGCAACCCCAGTATCACCCCAGGGTTGTGCTGCCACAGTTCAAGCCCAATCAGCAGTTATATCCTGATGTTCCGAATTATTCGTACTACACATTCCAACCCAATCAACCTAAATTTCGCCAGGCCAGCTCTATTGATCCTCCGCGTGCTCCTTATCCTCACCCGCAAGGAAACAGCAGCCCTTTTTATTACCGTCCGTTCGAATCGGCTCTTCCCAAACCGAGGAGGTTGGTCTTCCCTCCGATATCCAACACACGCGAAAATTTTCGCTTTCACGTCAATTGGGCGGACGAACAGGGTCAATCTAACTGGGCTTGA
- the LOC124202879 gene encoding collagen alpha-1(I) chain-like, translating to MRGLAIIPFLAATAFAAPNYAPAPQNAAGPPLASSYGNYVSPTGVRAPSNIDEVQKEWNKFMEKLPWLKGPPGPPGPPGASPSADQDTSYGPSYKQRQQVIVGPPGPAGPAGAPGAKGEAGYAGNPGMNGAAGAVGAPGYDGAPGAKGDKGAAGYNGAPGPAGVDGYHGVKGERGFTGAPGPIGALGAPGKDGYNGLNGAPGPKGEQGPVGPTLISTVPGPVGAPGPAGKDGWPGFPGAPGPIGEIGAPGPIGPVGKPGTNGFSGGPGPKGEAGNPGFNGMPGKDGLNGAPSTQPGPMGQMGPVGPAGFNGAPGKDGFPGKTGPPGREGLNGQPGPAGDVGQPGKPGKDGFIGFPGFPGAPGAPGPVGAEGQPGQLGRPGSPGPMGPVGDMGPQGNQGAPGFIGAPGPIGPKGAFGAQGSPGPTGPQGIAGSPGFTGAPGPTGPQGSPGSPPPVGAPGPGAPLPMGAPGPGAPSPIGAPGPGAPGPGAPVYYDSSAQQTTFQAQQPSYSG from the exons ATGAGGGGATTG GCGATTATTCCTTTCTTGGCTGCTACGGCATTTGCCGCTCCCAATTATGCACCAGCTCCCCAGAACGCAGCTGGTCCTCCATTAGCGAGTTCTTACGGTAACTACGTAAGCCCGACCGGAGTTAGAGCGCCATCAAATATTGACGAAGTTCAGAAGGAATGGAACAAATTCATGGA GAAGCTGCCTTGGCTCAAGGGACCACCTGGACCACCTGGACCACCCGGAGCATCTCCTAGCGCAGATCAAGACACCAGTTACGGACCTAGCTACAAACAACGTCAGCAAGTGATTGTGGGTCCTCCTGGTCCAGCTGGTCCAGCCGGCGCACCCGGAGCAAAGGGAGAAGCCGGATACGCTGGCAATCCTGGAATGAATGGCGCAGCTGGGGCTGTAGGCGCTCCTGGATACGATGGCGCTCCTGGCGCAAAGGGAGATAAGGGCGCAGCAGGTTACAACGGAGCTCCTGGTCCCGCCGGTGTAGATGGTTACCACGGAGTCAAGGGAGAGCGTGGATTCACCGGAGCACCAGGCCCAATTGGAGCTCTAGGAGCACCAGGCAAAGATGGTTACAATGGCTTGAATGGAGCCCCAGGACCCAAAGGTGAACAAGGCCCAGTTGGTCCGACTTTGATCTCAACCGTTCCCGGTCCCGTTGGCGCTCCGGGTCCCGCTGGTAAAGACGGATGGCCCGGTTTCCCTGGCGCTCCCGGCCCTATTGGCGAAATTGGCGCTCCTGGCCCAATCGGACCTGTTGGAAAACCTGGAACGAATGGCTTCAGCGGAGGTCCTGGCCCTAAAGGTGAAGCTGGCAATCCTGGTTTCAATGGAATGCCTGGCAAGGACGGACTCAACGGAGCACCAAGCACTCAACCCGGCCCAATGGGACAAATGGGACCTGTTGGACCAGCTGGTTTCAACGGCGCACCAGGAAAAGACGGTTTCCCCGGTAAAACAG GTCCCCCAGGCAGGGAAGGATTAAACGGACAACCTGGCCCCGCTG GTGATGTTGGACAACCTGGTAAACCTGGCAAAGATGGTTTCATCGGTTTCCCCGGCTTCCCAGGAGCACCAGGTGCTCCTGGGCCAGTAGGAGCCGAAGGCCAACCCGGCCAACTAGGCAGACCTGGTAGCCCTGGACCGATGGGACCGGTTGGCGATATGGGACCTCAAGGCAATCAAGGCGCACCCGGCTTCATTGGCGCCCCTGGTCCGATCGGACCTAAAGGCGCATTCGGAGCTCAGGGTAGCCCAGGACCAACAGGACCTCAAGGAATCGCAGGATCGCCCGGCTTTACCGGCGCTCCCGGTCCTACTGGACCCCAAGGCAGTCCCGGATCTCCTCCACCTGTGGGAGCTCCAGGACCCGGTGCTCCACTTCCCATGGGCGCTCCAGGACCCGGTGCTCCATCTCCCATCGGCGCTCCAGGACCCGGCGCTCCAGGGCCTggtgctccagtctactatgATTCTTCCGCTCAACAGACCACTTTTCAAGCGCAGCAGCCATCTTACTCCggctga
- the LOC124202880 gene encoding uncharacterized protein LOC124202880 has product MNNESICHQQQPSTLTVDTLSYKELQSLAMSLSLPGKMKQGVLVEAIKARQNNNEEAVALILEANRQRRILRREQNLRAQQQQLLKLKEAAEKEIADNQMNCMTRLKMKRSASEMEMDPTYIVDEETYKRSKLAAALIQQPMRQQSRGSASCSFSSLTTGATSITIRKEHQYQSSMGGCSTWEQQQQPMMSPVIPSLAMMQQKPLPDLSKELSILMPVLSDCSGINPANNNKSCCSVGSVSATSSVGCWKSGGSSDQSLPQSSFDSCDSGWMGADDSYDLNTWKNLQNIKLNNNNFENTVPPPSLHTPPNSSSGYFDATAAPDTSISSSEIYTPEDFTSANNTNSSSSVTATGSNYNTDFPLPLESSHSFPDANVKQDPCCSSSTWCESFIQQTQSFPQSQLQPQSKYQQSNMPNGRNGVCSTMSTESRVTAKDCPYDFDCYRLGGPFFRIQRAGNPTSVVVPSGRTSTLTTFCNMLPRLASYVQ; this is encoded by the exons ATGAATAACGAGTCTATctgccatcagcagcagccaagcaCCCTCACTGTTGATACACTTTCCTACAAGGAACTTCAATCGTTGGCCATGTCCCTCAGTCTGCCCGGCAAGATGAAG CAAGGTGTTTTAGTGGAAGCCATCAAAGCTcgacaaaacaacaacgaagaaGCTGTCGCTTTGATTTTGGAAGCCAATCGCCAAAGGAGGATCCTCCGCCGGGAACAAAATTTGCgagcacagcagcaacaactaTTAAAACTCAAAGAGG CTGCAGAGAAAGAAATTGCCGACAATCAAATGAATTGCATGAcccgattgaaaatgaaacgatCGGCCAGCGAAATGGAAATGGATCCGACGTACATTGTCGACGAGGAGACGTACAAACGATCAAAGTTGGCAGCTGCGTTGATCCAGCAGCCGATGAGACAGCAGTCCCGAGGCTCGGCCAGCTGCTCGTTCAGTTCTTTGACGACGGGAGCCACTTCCATCACGATCCGTAAAGAACATCAATATCAATCAAGCATGGGCGGTTGCAGCACGTGggaacaacagcagcagccgatgaTGAGTCCAGTTATTCCATCACTAGCCATGATGCAGCAGAAACCCTTGCCGGATCTCTCCAAAGAACTATCGATCCTGATGCCCGTGCTGAGCGACTGCAGCGGAATCAAtccggccaacaacaacaagagttgCTGCAGTGTGGGCAGCGTTAGCGCCACTAGTTCCGTCGGCTGCTGGAAATCTGGCGGAAGCAGTGACCAATCGCTTCCGCAGAGCAGTTTTGATAGCTGCGATTCCGGATGGATGGGAGCAGACGATTCCTACGATCTCAATACGTGGAAGAACCTTCAAAACATCaagttgaacaacaacaattttgaGAATACGGTACCGCCTCCATCCCTCCACACACCGCCGAATTCATCCAGCGGCTATTTCGATGCGACAGCAGCGCCCGACACGTCCATTAGCAGCAGTGAAATTTATACTCCGGAAGATTTCACATCCGCCAACAATACCAATTCGTCGTCTTCTGTCACGGCCACCGGTTCCAATTACAACACAGACTTTCCATTGCCTCTTGAATCTTCTCATTCGTTTCCAGATGCCAACGTTAAACAAGATCCTTGTTGTTCTTCGTCGACGTGGTGTGAATCTTTCATCCAGCAGACGCAGTCGTTCCCCCAGTCGCAGTTGCAGCCTCAATCAAAGTACCAGCAGTCAAATATGCCAAATGGCCGCAACGGAGTTTGCTCTACAATGTCAACTGAATCCCGCGTGACCGCCAAGGATTGCCCCTACGACTTTGACTGTTACCGGCTGGGTGGCCCATTCTTCCGCATCCAGCGGGCTGGTAATCCGACGTCCGTCGTTGTTCCCAGCGGTCGCACCTCGACGCTGACAACCTTTTGTAACATGTTGCCCCGACTTGCCTCTTATGTTCAATGA
- the LOC124202883 gene encoding uncharacterized protein LOC124202883 gives MMNKYVSHFTVSLFLFPLLSITCGSSIRSSLTAEENSHPFLIRKIDNLKQRYTGNRDPFQDTTQESQIEDTSNNNAPLMSENEEFLPVLEGKKGSDNNIVLINPRKVKSSSVAVAPIAPNPERRLYYPSQPVDQPKYRTDTHRYGRASRETYHYHLANNNSPLRLFDSAPLQPKQMGFPPIANTRENLGKQINWNAKVGRAHRSFYDVMTA, from the coding sequence ATGATGAACAAATACGTATCGCACTTTACAGTCagcctttttctatttccactGTTGTCAATTACCTGTGGCAGTTCGATTCGGTCTTCATTGACTGCTGAAGAGAACAGTCATCCGTTTCTAATCCGGAAAATCGACAACCTCAAGCAACGTTACACCGGGAATCGCGATCCGTTTCAAGATACGACCCAAGAGAGTCAAATTGAAGATACTTCTAATAATAACGCACCTTTGATGTCAGAAAACGAGGAATTTCTCCCAGTgctagaaggaaaaaaagggagtgataacaatattgttttaataaaTCCTAGAAAAGTCAAGTCATCATCCGTTGCTGTTGCTCCGATCGCTCCCAATCCTGAGAGGCGTCTGTATTATCCGTCTCAACCTGTCGACCAACCAAAGTATCGGACAGACACCCATCGCTACGGTCGTGCTTCTCGTGAGACGTACCATTACCATTTGGCAAACAATAACTCACCTCTCCGTTTGTTTGACTCGGCTCCTCTCCAGCCCAAGCAAATGGGATTCCCTCCGATAGCTAACACGCGtgaaaatttgggaaaacaaatcaactgGAACGCCAAAGTCGGTAGAGCTCATCGTTCGTTTTACGATGTGATGACGGCTTGA